One genomic window of Brachionichthys hirsutus isolate HB-005 chromosome 22, CSIRO-AGI_Bhir_v1, whole genome shotgun sequence includes the following:
- the LOC137911116 gene encoding tetraspanin-7-like produces MSSSLRYGSPSASPSPNRRAPDWERDRLAVRRLSSPRGLDLLSAPPLPRRPSAIPGDLLSPYQRQEEQLHLSLSMCSDASLAPPAPPPPPVAAAPPCCRPVGVMHLLRLGLLAFSCLFWAAGLAIFTLGVWAQISLADFMLLSANRYPNAPLILLSTGAIVTAWGFLGCLGVAANLPRVLRVYGFFQLAALIAGLAAGLSGLFYREDIAGGFRSGLQRAVAGYTEDEGRADALDSLQRALECCGAQSWRDWLTSDWAIQHMTFLPVENGTSVSLPDSCCTRRKGCKNRPLLSDDNEGALAAGIHPRGCFGKVFSMVNDNVFHIAVAVLGLAFTQIGGIVLACLLANKLSPRQCQRAVAH; encoded by the coding sequence ATGAGCTCTTCACTTCGCTACGGCTCACCGTCAGCTTCGCCGAGTCCCAACCGACGAGCTCCGGATTGGGAACGCGATCGGCTTGCGGTGCGACGGCTTTCATCCCCGCGGGGTCTTGACCTGCTCAgtgcccctcctcttcctcgtcggCCGTCTGCGATCCCTGGCGACTTGCTGTCACCCTACCAAAGGCAAGAAGAGCAGCTCCACCTATCCCTGTCCATGTGCTCAGACGCCTCATTGGCACCCCCtgcgccgccaccaccacctgtGGCCGCTGCCCCGCCCTGCTGCCGCCCGGTGGGAGTCATGCACCTGCTGCGCCTGGGCCTCCTTGCCTTCAGCTGCCTCTTCTGGGCAGCCGGCTTGGCCATCTTCACCCTGGGTGTGTGGGCACAGATTTCCCTGGCAGACTTTATGCTGTTGTCTGCCAATCGCTACCCCAATGCGCCGCTCATCCTTCTGTCTACGGGTGCCATCGTCACCGCCTGGGGCTTTCTAGGTTGCCTGGGGGTGGCTGCAAATCTGCCCCGTGTGCTTCGGGTTTATGGGTTCTTTCAACTTGCCGCGCTAATAGCCGGATTGGCCGCTGGACTCTCGGGCCTCTTCTACCGCGAAGACATTGCCGGGGGATTTCGGAGTGGCTTACAGCGAGCGGTGGCCGGCTACACGGAGGATGAAGGCCGTGCCGACGCGTTAGACAGTCTGCAGCGAGCCCTGGAATGTTGTGGAGCCCAGAGCTGGCGTGACTGGCTTACTTCTGATTGGGCTATCCAACATATGACCTTCCTGCCCGTGGAGAACGGCACTTCTGTGTCGCTGCCGGACAGCTGTTGCACGAGGCGCAAGGGCTGCAAGAATCGACCTCTTCTGTCAGACGATAATGAAGGAGCACTCGCTGCAGGGATCCACCCGCGCGGCTGCTTTGGCAAGGTCTTCAGCATGGTCAACGACAACGTCTTCCACATTGCTGTCGCTGTGCTAGGGCTAGCATTCACCCAGATCGGAGGCATTGTCCTGGCTTGTCTGCTCGCGAACAAACTGTCACCGAGACAATGTCAACGTGCGGTGGCACATTAA
- the si:zfos-932h1.3 gene encoding uncharacterized protein si:zfos-932h1.3 — protein sequence MWQLVKQKDVMNYEKIQQFVFTVTEAVPGLLDQRQRAQLILGLRARLILELCKDSARGSVDSQMIQSYLDRLPISSDAEVNTTESIFIALVQSLLKDPVERAYFFQEVFPVEYGPKYDAALHVLLWELLSKLEKLRPVPDLKQTAAWLGSAPPALEECVRSFPGELGLILELYKSAGLLKVPHGPSSTIGSCIMSALSIPPSQKTSISVGLESIHSYANILNPVALVGADQYSIVAVYTETEDGAPEVDEEAIKSAEVQVQVQTDFYEEEIVAAGADKASPGEAAFLRPEEAGETVDVAKALETLAKTFALKKKILCQDALAGKCDDSSLNDELGSGNAPDEGKTHEMRDQSDVEKENIVEEVMEDFQPGDLESIMNSCTDLNDDHESCSLHEETSDVSETVSETHRSDANSPPHFHMQTVQTEAYGTLSGSDFAPSPCGTDEIFTSIKLYTKGNVEQSGDERPNDQSGAGASRSRGRRKALACETCGKTFTRTSDVRRHQLTHTGERPFHCSRCERTFQHSWDLAKHQIKHQGVAVAFSCQLCRSTFSNLRTLTVHHKRFHSQESRLPQMCSICGQRFSTPADLTEHKKSHVASKRYVCHQCDEGFDSLLARSQHRQVHQVKRQFKCQHCEKTFTRRSDVKRHQSTHTGERPYQCDQCNKSFSLRFMLIKHLRVHTGERPFQCSHCPKTFTLVSVLARHERMHTGEKPFLCSQCGKGFLSQGELSKHHRSHVDDKPYACLLCNKRFKSKKTQQEHAISHSGARPYPCAYCGKGFTKPYALTRHNLIHTGERPFPCGHCEKSFLTLGEAQLHRRIHTGERPYPCSTCELKFKSSSELARHKRCHSGLRPRCERCMETFPSKAKLKKHTEAHGQEGEAAQRVDSPENV from the exons ATGTGGCAGCTGGTGAAGCAGAAGGATGTGATGAACTATGAGAAGATCCAGCAGTTTGTGTTCACGGTGACCGAAGCCGTCCCTGGTCTCCTCGACCAAAGACAGCGAGCCCAACTCATCCTGGGTCTAAGAGCGAGG CTGATTCTGGAGCTTTGCAAGGACTCGGCTCGGGGTTCTGTCGATTCTCAAATGATCCAAAGCTATTTGGATCGACTTCCAATATCGTC GGATGCAGAGGTGAATACGACAGAGTCCATTTTCATCGCCCTTGTTCAGAGTCTGCTGAAAGACCCGGTTGAAAGAGCGTATTTCTTTCAG GAAGTGTTCCCCGTGGAATATGGGCCAAAGTATGACGCTGCTCTCCATGTGTTGTTGTGGGAGTTGCTCTCAAAACTTGAAAAGCTGCGCCCGGTCCCAGATTTAAAACAG ACTGCGGCCTGGCTCGGCTCGGCTCCTCCTGCGCTGGAGGAATGCGTTCGGTCTTTTCCGGGAGAGCTGGGCTTAATCTTGGAGCTCTATAAATCTGCAGGATTACTGAAAGTCCCAC atggcCCTTCCTCCACCATCGGTAGCTGCATCATGTCTGCTTTATCCATTCCTCCCTCTCAGAAGACGAGTATCTCCGTTGGCCTGGAGTCGATCCACAGCTACGCTAATATCCTCAACCCCGTCGCGCTAGTTGGAGCGGACCAGTACAGCATTGTGGCCGTCTACACTGAAACCGAAGACGGAGCCCCTGAGGTGGATGAGGAAGCGATCAAGTCGGccgaagtacaagtacaagtacaaacgGACTTCTACGAAGAGGAGATAGTGGCTGCTGGTGCTGATAAAGCAAGTCCTGGAGAGGCTGCCTTCTTAAGGCCGGAGGAAGCCGGTGAGACTGTTGATGTCGCTAAAGCTCTGGAGACTCTGGCGAAGACTTTTGCACTAAAGAAGAAAATCCTCTGCCAGGACGCACTGGCCGGAAAGTGTGATGATTCATCGCTTAATGACGAGCTTGGTTCAGGAAATGCACCGGATGAAGGAAAAACGCACGAAATGAGGGACCAAAGTGAcgtggaaaaagaaaacattgttgaggaggtgatggaggatTTCCAGCCTGGAGACTTGGAGAGCATTATGAACTCTTGCACGGACTTGAACGATGACCACGAATCCTGTTCTCTCCACGAGGAAACGTCGGATGTCTCTGAAACGGTGTCGGAAACGCACCG CAGTGATGCAAACAGCCCCCCTCACTTCCACATGCAGACGGTCCAAACGGAAGCGTACGGGACACTTTCAGGGTCCGACTTCGCACCGTCTCCCTGCGGCACAGATGAAATCTTTACATCGATCAAGCTTTATACCAAAGGAAACGTTGAGCAGAGCGGAGACGAACGGCCCAACGATCAGAGCGGCGCCGGTGCGTCTCGCAGCCGAGGCAGACGGAAGGCCCTCGCGTGCGAGACCTGCGGGAAGACGTTCACCCGGACATCAGACGTCAGGCGGCACCAGCTCACTCACACCGGGGAGAGGCCGTTCCACTGTTCCCGGTGTGAGCGAACCTTCCAGCACTCGTGGGATCTGGCCAAACACCAGATTAAACATCAAGGCGTGGCCGTCGCTTTCTCCTGTCAGCTGTGCAGAAGCACCTTTTCCAACCTCCGCACGCTGACGGTCCACCATAAGAGGTTTCACTCGCAGGAGAGCCGGCTTCCGCAGATGTGCTCCATCTGCGGCCAGAGGTTCTCCACTCCCGCGGACCTGACGGAGCACAAGAAGTCTCACGTCGCCAGTAAGCGCTACGTCTGCCACCAGTGCGACGAGGGCTTCGACTCCCTGCTCGCGCGCTCCCAGCACCGGCAGGTGCACCAGGTCAAACGGCAATTTAAATGCCAACACTGTGAGAAGACGTTTACTCGCCGGTCGGACGTCAAGAGGCACCAGTCGACCCACACTGGGGAGAGGCCGTACCAGTGCGACCAGTGCAACAAGTCCTTCTCCCTCCGCTTCATGCTCATCAAACACCTCCGCGTCCACACTGGCGAGCGGCCGTTCCAGTGCTCCCATTGCCCCAAGACGTTCACCCTGGTGTCCGTGCTGGCCAGACACGAGAGGATGCACACCGGGGAGAAGCCGTTCCTCTGCTCTCAGTGCGGGAAGGGCTTTTTGTCGCAGGGGGAGCTTTCAAAGCACCACAGGTCTCACGTGGACGACAAGCCCTACGCCTGCCTTCTGTGTAACAAGCGATTCAAGAGCAAGAAGACCCAGCAGGAGCACGCCATCTCCCACAGCGGCGCCCGGCCGTACCCGTGCGCCTACTGCGGGAAGGGCTTCACCAAACCGTACGCGCTGACCCGGCACAACCTCATCCACACGGGAGAGCGGCCCTTCCCCTGCGGCCACTGCGAGAAGTCGTTCCTCACCCTCGGCGAAGCCCAGCTGCACCGGAGGATCCACACGGGCGAGCGGCCGTACCCCTGCAGCACCTGCGAGCTGAAGTTCAAGAGCTCGTCGGAGTTGGCGCGGCACAAGCGCTGCCATTCCGGCTTGAGACCACGCTGCGAGCGATGCATGGAAACGTTCCCGTCTAAAGCCAAGCTGAAGAAGCACACGGAAGCTCACGGGCAAGAGGGAGAAGCAGCGCAGCGCGTGGACTCGCCCGAGAACGTTTGA